In Anaerolineales bacterium, one DNA window encodes the following:
- a CDS encoding alpha/beta hydrolase-fold protein, translating into MNTRQAILVIAFSTLLPVLSACFSSNEMIPTQTVTSPPPTMTVTYTPSPVPPTSTPTPLTCLTQPGTIEQDAIAYTNPPQEFLVYLPPCYSELTDQRFPVLYLLHGQTYTQDQWVRLGVPRVADQLVHSGETVPFIIVFPDDQYWYAQPGAGFGDRVILDIIPHMDGNYRTLADREHRSLGGLSRGGGWVIRLGFQYPDLFGSLGLHSPAIFKENAPAVEKKIRTIPEEDRPRLWLDVGDADSELTSILLFEEMLARNNYIHEYHFYAGDHSEIYWGAHVDEYLRWYAQAWRDEPAGQ; encoded by the coding sequence ATGAACACCCGTCAAGCAATTCTCGTTATTGCCTTTTCCACGCTTCTTCCTGTACTTTCAGCCTGCTTCTCCTCAAATGAAATGATCCCAACCCAGACAGTCACCTCACCCCCACCGACTATGACAGTCACATATACTCCAAGCCCTGTTCCGCCGACATCTACACCCACCCCGTTGACCTGTCTCACCCAGCCCGGCACAATTGAACAGGATGCGATCGCCTACACAAATCCGCCGCAGGAATTTCTTGTCTATCTGCCCCCTTGCTATTCCGAGTTGACAGATCAACGCTTTCCCGTCCTTTATCTGCTGCATGGGCAAACCTATACCCAGGACCAGTGGGTGCGGCTGGGCGTACCGCGGGTTGCAGACCAGCTTGTCCACTCCGGCGAGACCGTCCCTTTCATCATTGTCTTCCCCGATGATCAGTATTGGTATGCCCAGCCGGGTGCAGGTTTTGGAGACCGCGTTATCCTTGACATCATCCCGCACATGGATGGGAACTACCGCACACTCGCAGACCGTGAACACCGCTCACTCGGGGGCCTCTCGCGCGGCGGCGGCTGGGTCATCCGGCTTGGCTTTCAATACCCCGATCTATTTGGTTCGCTGGGCTTACATTCCCCCGCCATTTTCAAGGAGAATGCCCCGGCTGTGGAGAAAAAGATAAGAACCATTCCAGAAGAGGACCGTCCGCGTTTGTGGCTGGATGTCGGCGATGCGGACAGTGAACTGACGAGCATCCTTTTGTTTGAAGAGATGCTGGCGCGCAATAATTACATCCATGAATATCATTTTTATGCAGGGGACCATTCCGAAATCTATTGGGGCGCGCATGTGGATGAATATCTGCGCTGGTATGCGCAGGCCTGGCGGGATGAACCGGCAGGGCAATAA
- a CDS encoding IS5 family transposase → MSYTTLWEVPDGLWERIERVLPREKKQGSIGRPALPNRQVVNGILFVLRSGCQWKGLKKEWFGASSSLHKRFQEWSETGLWKKIYRLAVMYYQKKRRIRWKWQAVDSKMVPAPLGGDLTGPNPTDRTKSGSKRHIWVDQRGAPLSIQITAANTHDVTEILHLLNQPIVRRPKTKYKVQHLCADKAYDSEEVRTKLRKRKITPHIRKREYGSNPPPPPLESEKHPARRWVVERTLSWQNDFRSLRIRWAKKSSNWLALIYFACTLILWRMCSHD, encoded by the coding sequence ATGAGTTATACCACGCTGTGGGAAGTTCCCGATGGATTGTGGGAACGGATCGAACGAGTTTTGCCACGTGAAAAGAAGCAAGGCAGCATTGGGCGTCCAGCCTTGCCCAATCGGCAAGTCGTGAATGGTATCCTGTTCGTATTGCGGAGCGGTTGCCAGTGGAAAGGCCTGAAAAAGGAATGGTTTGGAGCCAGCAGCAGTTTGCATAAGCGCTTTCAAGAGTGGAGCGAGACTGGTTTGTGGAAGAAGATTTATCGTTTGGCGGTGATGTATTACCAAAAGAAGCGACGGATCCGATGGAAATGGCAAGCGGTCGACAGCAAAATGGTGCCTGCTCCGTTAGGCGGTGACCTGACGGGACCCAACCCTACGGATCGAACGAAATCTGGCTCAAAAAGGCATATCTGGGTGGACCAGCGCGGTGCGCCGCTTTCCATTCAGATCACGGCGGCCAACACGCACGATGTGACCGAGATCCTCCACTTACTCAATCAACCGATTGTGCGGAGGCCAAAAACCAAATACAAGGTTCAGCACTTGTGTGCCGATAAAGCCTACGATTCAGAAGAAGTACGAACAAAACTACGCAAGCGAAAGATTACACCGCATATTCGCAAACGTGAGTATGGCTCAAATCCGCCTCCACCGCCTTTAGAATCTGAGAAGCATCCTGCCAGACGTTGGGTGGTGGAACGCACTCTTTCTTGGCAAAACGATTTCCGCTCATTGCGCATACGGTGGGCCAAGAAATCGAGTAATTGGTTGGCCCTGATCTATTTTGCTTGCACCTTGATCCTCTGGAGAATGTGCTCCCATGACTAA
- a CDS encoding ribonuclease HII: protein MISTPDLFHEQALWPAYKYIAGLDEAGRGALAGPVCVGAVILPPRKALLSKTLSGVRDSKQLTPRKRLQLIPRIKETALAWGVGFASAEEIDLLGIVPATRLAASRTLELLSPVPHFLLTDFRLELPELGLAQTALVKGDQCSLSIASASILAKTARDKLMCELDTQYPEYGFSRHKGYGTRLHIGRIERLGYSPLHRKTFKLKK, encoded by the coding sequence ATGATCTCAACCCCTGACCTCTTCCACGAACAGGCGCTCTGGCCGGCATATAAATATATAGCAGGATTGGATGAAGCAGGACGCGGCGCGCTGGCTGGGCCGGTATGCGTAGGTGCGGTCATCCTGCCCCCAAGGAAGGCGCTTCTTTCCAAAACCTTGAGCGGCGTACGTGATTCCAAACAGTTGACTCCCCGCAAACGCCTCCAGCTTATCCCGCGCATCAAAGAGACCGCCCTCGCGTGGGGTGTCGGATTCGCATCCGCCGAGGAAATTGACCTGCTCGGCATCGTCCCAGCGACACGTCTCGCCGCGAGCCGCACACTGGAATTGCTCTCCCCCGTTCCACACTTTTTGCTGACAGATTTTCGTCTCGAACTGCCCGAACTCGGTCTTGCGCAAACCGCGCTCGTCAAAGGAGACCAGTGCTCGCTGAGCATTGCCAGCGCATCCATCCTTGCAAAGACCGCGCGTGATAAATTGATGTGTGAACTGGATACACAATACCCCGAATACGGATTCTCCCGTCACAAAGGATACGGTACCCGGTTACACATCGGGAGAATCGAGCGGCTCGGTTACTCCCCCCTCCACCGTAAAACCTTTAAATTAAAAAAGTAG
- a CDS encoding ABC transporter permease, with translation MLRFLTRRLVLFPFILLFANLFGYLFAFLNAPVVLTNNPYSRGNLEVPPVLPEYLNYLKGTVQGNFGTTFTGEGVLTAISRVGIASLGLIGIALALSIVIGIMLGRLAVRRNRVGVSTWLTFLSTIGLALPSFYIAMLLITFLLLILLYAIPGGTTIIPFQGFGWDAHLILPVLALTIQPAAKIAQVTGSLLSEEMEKPYITASLSFGHSFKTLKSKFAFRSVLAPILLTIAASLRMMIAELIIIERLFNWPGIGRLIASTLSIGARSQDILSPPLIAALLTVLVALFLFIDLLATSISRIMDPRLRVESEALPSQ, from the coding sequence ATGCTGCGTTTTCTGACACGCCGTCTGGTTTTGTTTCCCTTTATTTTATTGTTTGCAAATCTTTTCGGGTATCTGTTTGCCTTTTTAAACGCTCCTGTTGTCTTAACGAACAATCCATATTCGCGCGGAAATCTGGAAGTGCCGCCTGTATTGCCTGAATATCTAAATTATCTAAAAGGCACGGTACAGGGAAATTTTGGCACTACTTTTACAGGCGAAGGAGTGCTCACCGCGATTTCCCGTGTGGGAATCGCAAGCCTAGGGTTAATCGGAATAGCGCTTGCTCTTAGCATTGTCATTGGCATCATGCTTGGCAGGCTGGCGGTCCGCCGTAACCGCGTTGGTGTATCCACCTGGCTTACATTTTTATCCACCATTGGTCTGGCATTGCCAAGTTTTTATATCGCCATGCTTTTGATCACTTTCCTTCTATTGATACTCCTCTACGCCATCCCCGGAGGAACGACGATCATCCCATTCCAGGGCTTTGGCTGGGATGCCCATCTGATCCTCCCGGTTCTTGCGTTGACAATCCAACCGGCTGCGAAGATCGCGCAGGTGACCGGGAGCCTGCTCTCTGAGGAAATGGAAAAACCTTACATCACCGCATCCTTAAGTTTCGGACATTCGTTCAAAACACTTAAAAGCAAATTCGCATTCCGCAGTGTTCTCGCCCCAATTTTGCTGACAATCGCCGCGTCCCTGCGAATGATGATCGCAGAGCTGATCATCATTGAAAGGTTGTTTAACTGGCCGGGCATAGGTCGTCTGATCGCATCCACATTAAGTATCGGGGCACGTTCGCAGGACATATTATCACCACCACTGATTGCTGCATTGCTGACCGTACTGGTTGCGCTATTCCTGTTCATTGACCTGCTTGCCACATCCATCTCCCGAATCATGGATCCGCGCCTGCGCGTGGAATCGGAAGCGTTGCCATCCCAATGA
- a CDS encoding SulP family inorganic anion transporter, translating to MPRRSLTHLYKDEFVNYSPAKCQQDLLAGLTVAAVALPLALAFGVASGASAAAGLVTAILAGFIMGALTGAPFQISGPTGAMSAVLIVLVQRYGLEGIWVAGLFSGALLLFIGIMRLGRFIAFIPAPVISGFTSGIALIIFIGQIDNFLGIKTPAVETAAQKFLGYFNGRFTPEPQTLTLGLVVIGTMIFMPKKWSAKFPASLLGLILATLLSWTLNWSAPAIGAIPQTLLLEDRLSLANIPRNNLSDFIAPVLTITALGAVESLLAGAVGSNMTGIRMQANQELIAQGIGNMVIPFFGGVPATAAIARSSVGIKSGGQTRLVSIVHAVGMLLSMVLLAPLMGRIPLAALAGVLMVTAVRMNEWDAIKFIFGKRFKTDMIAFIITMLATIVLDLTQAILIGSFLAGAVFLNKIASIDINVQEVDTERLKQKGIETTGTCQHVKVAFLTGPLFFAATGPFNEAFSNLKDTHALILSMRGVSLIDTAGIEAIHRLHEKLHKQGGTLMFAGVHDNAYKMMKRGGLVQTVGEENYFWSSDQAIVEAEKRGCQFCNQLF from the coding sequence ATGCCAAGGCGTTCCCTGACTCACCTGTACAAGGACGAGTTCGTAAACTATTCACCTGCCAAATGCCAGCAGGATCTGCTGGCAGGTCTCACCGTCGCTGCAGTTGCATTGCCGCTGGCGCTTGCCTTCGGGGTCGCTTCCGGCGCGTCCGCCGCGGCGGGGTTGGTCACTGCCATCCTTGCGGGATTTATCATGGGCGCCCTCACCGGCGCGCCGTTCCAGATCAGCGGACCCACGGGCGCTATGTCCGCGGTGTTGATCGTACTTGTCCAACGTTACGGCCTTGAAGGCATCTGGGTCGCAGGTTTGTTTTCAGGCGCCCTGCTTCTGTTCATCGGCATCATGCGTCTCGGCCGCTTCATCGCCTTCATCCCCGCCCCCGTCATCAGTGGCTTCACATCGGGCATCGCCCTCATCATCTTCATCGGCCAGATCGATAACTTCCTCGGCATCAAGACTCCCGCCGTCGAAACCGCCGCGCAAAAATTTTTGGGATATTTCAACGGCAGATTTACCCCCGAACCCCAGACATTGACTCTCGGACTGGTTGTGATCGGGACAATGATCTTCATGCCGAAGAAATGGAGTGCGAAATTCCCCGCCTCCCTGCTCGGACTTATCCTTGCCACGCTTCTTTCGTGGACCTTGAACTGGTCTGCCCCAGCCATCGGAGCCATCCCCCAAACTCTGCTTTTGGAAGATCGACTGAGCCTCGCCAACATACCACGGAATAATCTCTCCGATTTCATTGCCCCCGTCCTGACCATCACCGCACTGGGCGCCGTGGAATCGTTATTGGCCGGCGCGGTCGGCTCGAACATGACGGGCATTCGCATGCAGGCCAATCAGGAGCTCATTGCACAAGGCATCGGCAACATGGTCATCCCCTTCTTCGGCGGAGTGCCTGCCACCGCCGCCATCGCCCGTTCGAGTGTGGGAATCAAATCGGGCGGGCAGACTCGCCTCGTGAGCATCGTCCATGCGGTTGGAATGCTGTTGTCCATGGTTTTGCTGGCGCCATTAATGGGACGAATCCCATTGGCGGCATTGGCGGGCGTGCTGATGGTCACCGCCGTGCGCATGAACGAGTGGGACGCGATCAAGTTCATCTTTGGCAAACGCTTCAAAACCGACATGATCGCCTTCATCATCACCATGCTCGCCACCATCGTGCTTGACCTGACGCAGGCCATCCTGATCGGTTCCTTCCTTGCTGGCGCGGTCTTCCTCAACAAGATCGCCAGCATTGACATCAACGTGCAGGAGGTGGATACGGAACGGCTCAAGCAAAAGGGAATCGAAACCACGGGCACATGTCAGCATGTGAAAGTTGCATTTCTCACGGGTCCGCTCTTCTTTGCGGCGACGGGTCCGTTCAACGAGGCATTCTCAAACCTTAAAGATACCCACGCGCTGATCCTATCCATGCGCGGCGTATCGCTGATTGACACGGCGGGCATCGAAGCCATCCACCGTTTGCATGAGAAACTCCACAAACAAGGCGGCACATTGATGTTTGCAGGCGTCCATGACAATGCATATAAGATGATGAAGCGCGGCGGACTCGTGCAAACCGTCGGGGAGGAAAACTATTTCTGGTCCAGCGATCAGGCCATCGTCGAAGCGGAGAAGCGGGGATGTCAATTCTGCAATCAGCTTTTTTGA
- a CDS encoding LysM peptidoglycan-binding domain-containing protein: MRFLVLTALASLLLFGLWLPVHAAPSGQQPAPTPTPGADGRIIYIVQPGDGCFRVAALHNISVEQLRQLNSRLDGNCTLVVGQELLIGIVSLEGTPTLDVLPTPGEPTVTPTPLSGTTEVCVLLFDDINGNALREETEPAVAGGAVSVTETNGKYSASQNTLIPADPEAYQGICFTNIPEGNYNITVGIPDNYNPTMELSYALDVNAGDRAFVDFGIQSRDVVVDPGASPGSGGGTSPVLGILGALFLLGGAALGYYAWRSGKPESKLSGGGFLRK; encoded by the coding sequence ATGCGTTTTCTAGTTCTCACTGCTCTGGCCAGCCTGCTTCTGTTTGGATTGTGGCTGCCGGTACATGCCGCGCCGTCGGGTCAGCAACCCGCTCCCACGCCAACCCCGGGCGCAGACGGGCGCATCATTTACATTGTCCAGCCCGGCGATGGTTGTTTTCGTGTTGCGGCGCTGCATAACATCAGTGTGGAACAACTCCGCCAGTTGAATTCCAGACTGGATGGGAATTGCACGCTTGTGGTGGGGCAGGAATTGTTGATCGGAATTGTCTCTCTGGAAGGGACGCCGACCCTGGATGTTCTGCCCACGCCCGGAGAGCCGACGGTCACCCCCACGCCGTTATCCGGCACGACGGAGGTGTGTGTTTTGCTCTTTGACGATATCAACGGCAATGCCCTTCGCGAGGAGACGGAACCGGCTGTGGCGGGCGGCGCGGTGAGCGTGACCGAAACGAATGGAAAGTATTCCGCCTCCCAGAATACGCTTATCCCGGCCGATCCTGAGGCATATCAGGGAATTTGCTTTACCAACATCCCCGAAGGGAATTACAACATAACAGTCGGTATTCCCGATAATTACAACCCGACCATGGAATTGAGTTATGCGCTGGATGTGAACGCCGGTGACCGTGCTTTTGTGGATTTTGGAATTCAATCCAGAGATGTGGTCGTTGATCCGGGTGCATCGCCTGGCAGCGGCGGGGGCACATCTCCAGTTCTTGGTATTTTGGGCGCCTTGTTCCTGCTGGGCGGCGCGGCCTTGGGATATTACGCCTGGCGCTCTGGAAAGCCGGAAAGCAAACTTTCCGGCGGCGGCTTCCTGCGGAAGTAA
- a CDS encoding PQQ-binding-like beta-propeller repeat protein produces MNISSKSSAQQQKQARKRNWYLIIGAILVALITFMAIFGPSIAPQDPMQENYSLAVDGKIRTPPYKMFQVEGYPLGTDRFGRDLLSRILWGVRPTFIMVLTVAGVRLLLGIILGMATGWLEGRKGRILESLLSTALSIPVLIAAIFGIYMVGIDKGLSAFIIGLGLTGWAESARMVSEQTRAIKHQTFVEAARALGASNPRILYIHVLGQIMSMLWILLAFEISATLLVSAELGFLGYYIGGGIWIEILDFVTVNVESLPELGQMLASSLVKITDPTILLIVGSIICIGVLGFNLLGEGLRRQMSQENMRSVSRSGFLTPATEEWLEERIFRPTAIWMEENHRRIWVIGGLFSFIAGGWIIYRTVYIPPVTTKAIQFEVPGGHLWAGERGDPFGTFHVAASIDTEPQFLWKISIPGGPSGKPAVTSDGTLIITGLEKHAIAVDPHGKVLWQTQLEEIPIGTPALDANGYIFISDMKGGMTALAADGTILWRKQVTAGRIATSGPIVDANGNIYFTVVEDVYALNPQGEILWKAFAADAYLEEPPRLSLDQTMLFLKNTVIQAQTGRHIEIPIGSPDQYLFSDPTYFSGADGQNYYRLGHEIMGWRLDGRDIITDPGYTWNHGASVLYTPFEQGVTPNKLHWMFYSTSWTDSRMVWIDIQKRVIGNYRFSYPNGKFIAMGEKEEAYLCGSIDVKVLCIRIPPGAEAPTWTIGIDSHTPAIGGVLVPGRIYIAIKADGIHAFGTNQEGMP; encoded by the coding sequence ATGAACATATCATCAAAATCATCCGCCCAGCAGCAAAAACAGGCGAGGAAACGCAATTGGTATTTGATTATTGGCGCGATACTGGTCGCTCTGATCACTTTCATGGCCATCTTCGGTCCAAGCATCGCACCACAAGACCCGATGCAGGAAAACTACTCCTTGGCCGTGGATGGGAAAATCCGCACACCGCCGTATAAAATGTTTCAAGTGGAAGGTTACCCGCTCGGCACGGACCGCTTCGGGCGGGACCTGTTAAGCCGCATCCTATGGGGCGTGCGCCCAACATTTATAATGGTGCTGACGGTGGCAGGTGTACGCCTGCTGCTTGGGATTATCCTTGGCATGGCAACAGGTTGGCTGGAAGGCCGCAAAGGACGCATTTTGGAATCCCTGCTTTCCACTGCCCTATCCATACCGGTATTGATCGCTGCCATCTTTGGCATTTACATGGTCGGCATTGATAAGGGCCTGTCTGCATTCATCATCGGATTGGGATTAACAGGTTGGGCAGAATCAGCCCGGATGGTCAGCGAACAGACGCGTGCGATCAAACACCAAACCTTCGTCGAAGCGGCACGCGCGCTTGGGGCATCCAACCCCCGCATCCTATACATCCACGTTCTGGGCCAGATCATGTCCATGCTTTGGATCCTCCTGGCGTTTGAGATCAGCGCCACGTTGCTCGTCTCGGCGGAACTGGGTTTTCTCGGATATTACATCGGCGGTGGAATCTGGATCGAGATATTGGATTTCGTGACAGTGAATGTCGAAAGCCTGCCCGAGTTGGGGCAGATGCTCGCCTCCTCCCTGGTAAAAATTACAGACCCGACCATACTACTGATTGTCGGGAGTATCATCTGCATCGGCGTGCTTGGCTTCAACCTGCTCGGTGAGGGCCTGCGCAGACAAATGAGTCAGGAAAACATGCGCAGCGTCAGCCGCTCCGGATTCCTGACCCCGGCCACCGAAGAATGGTTGGAGGAACGAATATTCCGCCCCACAGCGATCTGGATGGAGGAAAATCACCGCCGCATTTGGGTTATCGGCGGACTGTTCTCTTTCATTGCCGGCGGATGGATCATTTACAGGACAGTTTACATTCCCCCGGTCACTACCAAAGCAATACAGTTCGAGGTCCCCGGTGGACATTTATGGGCAGGTGAAAGGGGCGATCCATTCGGCACATTCCATGTCGCCGCCAGTATTGACACGGAGCCTCAATTTCTTTGGAAGATCTCCATCCCCGGTGGACCATCGGGGAAACCCGCTGTGACTAGCGATGGCACCCTCATCATCACAGGGTTGGAAAAACATGCTATTGCTGTTGACCCGCATGGAAAGGTCCTATGGCAAACCCAACTGGAGGAAATACCCATCGGGACACCCGCACTGGATGCGAACGGGTATATTTTCATTTCGGATATGAAAGGCGGTATGACCGCGCTTGCCGCGGATGGGACGATACTCTGGCGTAAACAAGTAACCGCTGGACGCATTGCCACCTCAGGCCCGATCGTCGATGCAAATGGTAATATTTATTTCACCGTTGTGGAAGACGTCTATGCGCTCAATCCGCAAGGTGAAATTCTCTGGAAGGCCTTCGCTGCAGACGCCTACCTGGAAGAACCTCCACGCCTCAGCCTCGACCAAACCATGCTCTTTCTCAAAAACACCGTCATTCAAGCACAGACGGGCAGGCACATTGAAATTCCCATCGGTTCACCAGATCAATATCTATTTTCAGACCCAACCTATTTCAGCGGTGCCGATGGACAAAACTATTATCGACTCGGCCACGAGATCATGGGCTGGCGTCTGGACGGCAGGGACATCATCACCGACCCCGGGTATACCTGGAATCACGGCGCCTCGGTTTTATATACACCCTTCGAGCAGGGCGTCACCCCAAACAAACTGCATTGGATGTTCTACTCCACTTCCTGGACAGACTCCCGCATGGTTTGGATCGATATTCAAAAACGCGTCATCGGGAATTACCGTTTCTCCTACCCCAACGGAAAATTCATCGCCATGGGTGAAAAAGAGGAAGCCTACCTATGCGGTTCAATAGATGTCAAGGTCCTTTGTATCCGCATACCCCCCGGCGCCGAAGCCCCAACATGGACAATAGGCATTGACAGCCACACACCAGCCATTGGCGGCGTGCTTGTCCCCGGCCGCATTTACATCGCAATCAAGGCAGACGGTATCCATGCCTTTGGAACAAATCAAGAAGGAATGCCATGA
- a CDS encoding glycosyltransferase family 2 protein has product MTIPFLSIVIPAHNEESRLPRTLEQVFAFLENQTYSYEVIVVENGSSDHTLEIVQEYAQSHPHLIVICEERRGKGNAVRRGMLAAHGEYRFICDADLSMPIEELQKFIPPALKDFDIAIASREAPGAIRYNEPSYRHIGGRAINLIIQASILPGMNDTQCGFKCFHAETADDVFRQQTLTGWSFDIELLYLARRKKKRIKEIPIQWYFYSDSKVNAVRDALRMISDIFRIHLNAIRGRYDLNP; this is encoded by the coding sequence TTGACAATACCATTCCTGTCCATTGTTATACCGGCTCATAATGAAGAGAGCCGCCTGCCTCGTACATTGGAGCAGGTTTTTGCATTCCTTGAAAACCAAACCTATTCCTATGAAGTCATTGTCGTCGAGAACGGCAGTTCAGACCACACGCTGGAAATTGTGCAGGAATACGCCCAAAGCCATCCCCACCTGATCGTCATCTGCGAAGAACGGCGCGGAAAAGGCAACGCGGTGCGGCGCGGCATGCTGGCGGCACACGGTGAATATCGTTTTATCTGCGACGCCGATCTTTCCATGCCCATCGAGGAACTTCAAAAATTCATCCCCCCCGCACTCAAAGATTTTGATATTGCCATCGCCTCGCGCGAAGCTCCCGGCGCGATCCGCTATAACGAACCATCCTACCGCCACATAGGCGGGCGCGCCATCAACCTGATCATTCAAGCATCCATCCTGCCGGGCATGAACGATACCCAATGTGGATTCAAATGTTTCCATGCCGAAACAGCCGATGATGTTTTCCGTCAACAAACACTGACAGGCTGGTCTTTCGACATCGAACTCCTTTATCTCGCCCGCCGAAAAAAAAAACGCATCAAAGAAATCCCAATCCAATGGTATTTCTATTCAGACAGCAAAGTCAACGCCGTGCGCGACGCCCTGCGCATGATCAGCGACATCTTCCGCATCCATCTCAACGCGATCCGCGGCAGGTATGATCTCAACCCCTGA
- the hydA gene encoding dihydropyrimidinase yields MKTLIKNGTLVTAADTIQSDILIEDETIVRNGLNLEVDPDHVIDALNKLILPGGVDPHVHLDLPMFDTVSSDDHYSGHKAAAFGGTTTVMDFVVLEEKGFEHSMDVWMKKSEKAAIDYSFHMNLTRFNDRIAKDIPSLMKMGIQTLKVFTAYNGRLRIDDGSIFRALQIARDNGMLVMAHCENGDVIETLVEQALAAGHTSPEWHALTRPGWGAVDATLRVAGMAAGADAAVYIVHMNMGGEVDMLQYARERGVRVMGETCPQYLFFTMDHLRRPDAAKWICSPPMRTEQDNARLWDGLHEGILQTVGTDHCPFFFDGTKPIMYEGEQIAIPGKELGKNDFTKIPNGLPGIQDRLPILWTQGVGGGRISMNQFVALTSTNPARIFGLYPRKGSLLPGADADIVIWDPQKKVTYGTAMSHQRTDYSLYEGWELTGYPEKVFLRGKLIVDGGEWKGKRGEGQFLKRGEGEIL; encoded by the coding sequence ATGAAAACCCTGATAAAAAACGGAACACTCGTCACCGCAGCAGATACAATCCAATCAGACATCTTGATCGAGGACGAAACCATTGTCCGCAACGGACTCAATCTGGAAGTTGATCCCGACCATGTGATAGACGCGCTCAACAAGCTGATCCTGCCCGGCGGCGTGGACCCGCATGTCCATTTGGATCTGCCCATGTTCGACACGGTCTCCTCCGACGACCATTACAGCGGTCACAAGGCTGCCGCATTCGGCGGAACGACCACCGTGATGGACTTTGTCGTCCTTGAAGAGAAAGGCTTTGAGCATTCCATGGACGTGTGGATGAAGAAGTCGGAAAAAGCCGCCATCGATTATTCCTTCCACATGAACCTGACCCGCTTCAATGACCGGATCGCAAAAGACATACCATCCCTGATGAAAATGGGGATCCAAACGCTCAAAGTCTTCACCGCCTATAATGGACGGCTGCGCATTGACGATGGCAGCATCTTCAGAGCCTTGCAAATCGCCAGGGACAACGGCATGCTGGTGATGGCGCATTGCGAGAACGGAGATGTCATCGAAACGCTTGTCGAACAGGCCCTTGCGGCGGGACATACCTCCCCGGAATGGCACGCATTGACCAGACCCGGCTGGGGCGCCGTAGACGCCACCTTGCGGGTGGCAGGCATGGCGGCCGGGGCGGATGCGGCGGTGTACATCGTCCACATGAACATGGGCGGTGAAGTGGACATGCTCCAGTACGCGCGTGAACGCGGCGTCCGAGTAATGGGCGAGACCTGTCCGCAATATTTGTTCTTCACCATGGATCATTTGCGCCGGCCGGATGCCGCAAAGTGGATCTGCTCCCCGCCTATGCGAACGGAACAGGACAATGCACGGCTGTGGGACGGTCTGCACGAGGGCATCCTGCAAACCGTCGGTACGGACCACTGTCCCTTTTTCTTTGACGGCACAAAGCCGATCATGTATGAAGGCGAACAGATTGCCATCCCCGGCAAGGAACTTGGCAAAAATGATTTCACCAAAATCCCAAACGGCCTGCCCGGCATTCAAGACCGCCTGCCCATCCTATGGACCCAGGGCGTGGGCGGCGGCAGGATCAGCATGAACCAGTTTGTTGCACTGACCAGTACAAATCCCGCAAGGATCTTTGGGCTATATCCGCGCAAGGGCTCATTGCTGCCCGGCGCGGACGCGGACATTGTGATTTGGGATCCGCAGAAAAAAGTGACCTATGGCACGGCGATGTCGCATCAACGTACAGACTACAGTTTGTATGAAGGCTGGGAGTTGACGGGTTACCCCGAAAAAGTTTTTCTGCGCGGAAAATTGATCGTGGATGGCGGCGAATGGAAAGGCAAACGCGGCGAAGGGCAATTCCTGAAACGCGGCGAAGGGGAGATCTTGTAA